AACCAGACAAAAACATGGAAGGGAGGCGTGTGAAGAAACAGTCTGTGATGGAAGGGATTTTGGCAAACTGAAATCCAGTTCTTATTGAGCTATCTAATACTATCAAAATATGACAGAAACTGTTAAAATGATTTAAacttgtttttctttcttttgaaagCAGAATTCAGGGTATGGGGTTCGGTCTTTGTTTGGTTCCAGCAGACTACAAACACCGACTCTGTACTCTCCCGTCCATTATATATGTCTTCTGCAAATATTGATTCTTCACAAACTTTTGAGAATTTACTGGTAATAAGACTCAAAGTGGTGTAGACGAGATCTGGGCTTTTACATGTATGGCCTGAGGGGTTCCAGATGGACCATAAGTTTATGAGTAATTACCGCTTGTAATAATTTATATAATACACATCATCAAGTGAGAGAAATATCGCAGCTTCCCCTTCTATTATTAGCTTGTGCTGGTCagttcaaatatttcaattaaaatatATCGGGGTGGCTTGTTGGTTGAAATAGCATTTCACTAAGTGCCTGTCTAAATCCTGAATTTTCTTTCTCCCCATTTGGTTTTTTGATTTCTAAATTGTGTATTGAATTAAGATATGTCAAAAGCCGTTCAAATGTCTTTTAAAACCATGATATCATCTCTCTTGACAAAATATGTTTACCTGGATTCTCAAGTGAATAAAGTTTTGGAAAAATTAGTCTGATTGAAGATAAGATTTTAACGAGTATTTTTAGCACACCACCTTGTGTACCATTCATCACCGATCCACACGTCACAGCCCACAGACTAGGTGTTAAAGGTAGCGtgttttaaagggacatggacggGAGACGCACTTGGATCGTTTCTAGTTGAGAGGGGCATTCATTTATGTATCATCCTTTGGGAGTAAAACATAGCTCTGAGACTGTACGGTGGTAGAGGTAGACAGTATTGATTGGTAGATTGTTCAGGCAAAGACATGTCAGAAATCTACCGTGGGACTGTGAGAACCGATCTGAATTTCCCCGGATTTTAATtgctttttcaaaaaaaaaccaactcttttttttcttcttctaaatGTGAGATTTCAGGTAAGACTTACTTTTTCTTCATAAGATAAGGGATTGATTAATTAAGTGAAAGTGTTGTTAATCATAAATAGGTTAATGAAAATCTATTTAATCAATTGCCGTAGTCAGTTTGTGATTCTTGGCTTTACAAGGTGATGGCTCTGAAAGCAGACATCAATAGATTTGATTGATCTGTCATAAGATGATGTCAAAATTACGAATAAAACACGAGTTTTCTGGTGTATGTGCATGTCTCATGTGTAACTCTGTGTGAATTTACTAAAATACCAAAACTTAGGTTCTAACAATCTTATCCAAACATTTTCATTGTAATCTTATCTCATAATGGGAGAGAGTTTTAGTAAAGCAAGAGTTTGAGAATAAATTGAAAAGGTTTTTCTTCAATGCCACCTGAACAAAACAAGGGGAGAAAAAAAGccttgaattattttttttaaatatgtaagcATTGCTTTCTCGCACAAAAGCTGGGTATTATGTAGAATTTTAGATTTAAATTTGTGCAAACAGTTAGTAATGGCAAAGTCAACAGCAGTTTTTGAAGAATTGCCTCCCTGACAAGGGAAATGTCTCCCAGATTAAATTACATTTAAACCCTCGAAATTTCATATTCTCTACAGAACAAAGTGAGGTGGTAGCCATCGCAAtgaaaatcaaaaaacaaataattgCAAGACCATTAACACACTAAATAAAAAAACTTCCCTCTGAACAACAGCTCATCCAACAAAGCACCAACAAAAggttttcaaccaaacttagatcatctttaataaaatatgacaagCAAAATTTCACCAATTTTGTCAGTTTATGAAGCATACTAAATTGAATGTAAAAGGGCTTGTGAGAAACATGCAATAAAGACTTAGTGAGGACATACTGCTTTGGACAATAAAACAACTGCAACAAaagggattttttttctttctgttttgTTCACCAAACAGATTAGgataaaatttctctggtgcTGGCTAGGAACAACACATATCCTCTGTATATATATGGCTTCAGGGAATGGACTGTTGTCACATTGTGTTGGTGTATATATTCATTAGTATGGATGATAAAACGACTTCCGTTTTAAAATCCTATTTTCTCTCTGGCTAGATTTACCAGGAGATTCTGAATTTtaaacagatatacatgtagttgttcacctaaaaatcaaaataattctTATCAAGAGTTCACTGattaatatgaaaaatataatagaTTCATTTGAAATACAATATCAAGCTAAATCACATGGTTTTTATTAAGAAAAAAGGTTTGTTTTTCTTACCTTACATGCAACACTAAATTACAGctttcaatgaaaataaaattcagtGTAAAGTACACCAAACTATAAATGGCTACAATTGAATCTTACTTGAAAATTGCACTCAGATTTCTTTTGTGTAAAACTTATCGCGATATCTTTTCCCTGTGTTTTTGTTTTAGCAGCACACCACTATCATTATATAACAACATGCATTATTCACCAGAAACATATTTAATACATCTGTGGGGCTATATGGTTTAAGTGACATGTATTTCCCGTCAATGAAACGGTGAAAATGAAACTCAGAAATAATGCATCTGATGTTTATCTATGATTTCTGTGTGCAATCTAGTGAATACTCAGGACAACAAAGAACCTGTCTAACATTACACGAAATGATACGATCAAACTTCATTCCAGTCAGGCAAAGACTTGCAATTTCCAAAGcaaatttgttaattacagtgCTCGATGATGTTCACCTTCCCCGCCCCCCACCCCTGACCCCCACCCTCTAACCCATGTCTGACACCTACCAATGGTGAAATTAGTCAGAGAGCACCTGCCGAACCCACCCAGCCGCtagatgtacagtgtaattATACTGGCATGCTTTATTAACTTTATAGTCACGAGACATATTCGGTGAAATCTTTCTGCCTGGGTACTCTTCCATGCTTTTTGATACCCTTTTTCCCTGCATAAGTCTGCACAATCTTAAATCTCCTTCTTTTGATTTGGAAATTGAAATGACTCCCTTTCACAGATGCATGATGGAGAAAGTCTTATAGGGAGAATTTGGGGGTGAAGAGAGGCATTATGTGACAAACACCAAATAAAGAAATCAAGAGTTGAAGAATGCACCCATCCATCTAATTGGTTTATCTCGAATTTAATCTTGTATCTTTACAAGTAAATATTACTTCTGAAATCTGAATTTGCATTGGGAATGGGCCATATCAATAAGTGCCGACGGAAATATTTTGCTTTGCTAAAAAATGTCCCAAGTAGGTCAAGTATGATTTTTCCCTTACAAATGAGGATGTACTGTGGTCCATTATGGTCTGCTTGGGTGAGATTCTCCCCTCTTATCATGTCCTCTCTGAAACCCTAAATAAAGCTGGCTTACACATGTAATCTGTTAGCAGATCAGCGTTATATTTTTCGATGACAATATATTTGTGATAGTCTAATCTGGGATTATACTGTTTTTCTTTGCATTCTCCAGGTGAATGAATTGGACACCACTACCACTGCCTGACCTCTCAGTATGGCGAAAAAGTACAGGAGGAACTCTTACAAAAGCCACTCAGCATGACCGACACAATGACTGTGAACTATCTGTTCTTCCTCGGAATCCTCATTCCCTGCATCATCACCATCGCTCTTTTCATTGTGTTCATCTATTGCATGCGAAAATTTAGGATCCGCAGAGAAATTATGACCAAGAAGCATGATCCACATGGGCGGTTGCGGAAACTCCACGGGGCATATGCTCCTCCACCTCCTCCTCTTCCACCAATGTGGAGCAGACAGTCAGTGCAATTCAAACAGAAGGACAGGTTAATAAGTGAGCAAGACAATGAAGCATATGATGAGACAGGTGAATTATCGCCTGACCAGCCGGGCAATCATCAACTTTACCAAACGTGTAATGATAGTGGGATGTCTGATCTCAGTGAAcaacagtatcgatatgaaaGAGAGCGTCCTTATTCCCAATCCTCCACCGATTCGGAGGATTCCGGATTTCGTAGTTCCAGATCTGGACAATATCTACATAGTGCACAAAATAGCAATACTCAAGACATGCCTCTGTTTAAACCTATAAAATCTCACAGAGAGAGTTTATCTGTGCATCCGGGATGTTCATCCAAACAACCCAGCCCAAGTCATCGatcaaattcaaaatgtgaCTTTTGTCGAAGTTCTAGTCGACAGTGTAAGCATAAAAACAGTCGTCCCTCCTCCAGGAGGAAAGCTTGCGAAAAGTCCTCATCCGCCATTCATCAAACCCCATCACCAACATGTACAAAACTTGATCCTGTTACCATGACATTTGTTAGCAACTCCTCTCCGTCTGCCCTAGATCTCCTACCACCTCTACCCACCTACAGAAAAAGCTCACCAGAAGCTATAGATCTGCAGCAAATAGAGACAGATGTTAAACTCAGCCATATTCCTTCAATTTCGCAGCAGTGTCGACCATTGACAATGACCACTGCTATGGTGCACACTCCTCTCCATCACTACACGGACAACACTCCCAGAATGTCATATTCTGTTGTGTAAAACCTGCTCTGAGAGTGTTGTATTTTGTTGTGTGAACCTTGCTCCCAGAATGTCGTATTCTGTTGTGTGAAACTTTCGATGGAGCATTAGATGGAATACTGTGATAGAGAatggagtgtttgtatactgcGCTTATCGTAGAAGAGGATTAATATTTTGGTGAGGCGATCCTTGTGCAATTTTCAGACAGGATGTATCCATTTAGCTTAAAAAGCAAGTACATGCTGTTGACACTATTTATTTGTGTGAATCTGTGAACTACagatttaaaaatgaaaatcaagaAATCCCTATCCTAATTCTGACCTCTGGAAATCCGCAAGGAAAACAGGAAAAGTCGCATTCCCGAAAGCAGGACCAAGTCTGTGATATCCGAAAAATGTCTGACCTAGCTACTTCCCATTGTTTGTTTCTAAAATATTTCGTTTCCTGTACAAGATTTTTTGATGTGCAAATGCATTTAAAGTGTAAATTATTGTTTAGACAATCAAAATACTGCGAGTTTAATTGGTGTTCAGTGAACCTCCTTGTTTATGAAGACAATGAACGAGAGGATTTTTGCACATCGACAGAGAAAAACAGGGAATGGAGCTGGGTGATTGTGATGCATGGCACAACAGTAATGaatggaaaatatatttttcataatttctatgttgattatttaaaagAAGAAGATATCCTTGCTTCTCATAAGAAGCGtgaaataaataagaaaaagaaatgtTATTTAGAATTATTATTCTGTTTTGGCAAATAAGATACAATATTATGTATCTGTACAATAGAATTTGGTTAAATCTGCAAAGATGAGACATACTGGCATTAATAGCAGGGTTGAAAACCACAAAGGCATATTTATGACAGAAACCACAAAATTGTAGACCATGGTATTATATCATGTTATTTTTTGGTCTAACACACACCCAGGTTTAAATTCTGATAGATTTCGCTATATGCATCGTGCCGTTTCTTAGTCAACCATGAAAAGTTGGTCTATAatagcacatattaaacagttctACGAGTTATTCAcaaatcatttaaaattgaataaaatttaatctTTTGCAAATTGACTTTTTTGATGTCGTCCGATATCATTTCAAGCATTTAGAGCTGGAAGGACCAGTGAGATTACCCTTTTATCAGAGCTATGTGATCATCATCCATGAAAGGTTTCGTATACAAAATCCATCATAACTAAAGAAAAAAGCTAtgaaattttgaattcaaaAAACATTACTACCTGCTGGGATAAAAATACACCTATTACCTCTCAACATTTCATCATGTACAAGCAAGGCAAAATGAATTCACGAAATAAGATCTCTATTACATCCCAATCTTTCTTATTTACACTCATTccttaattaaaaaattctttaaaattatgataaaaatatcaGTGAtcagtaaattttaaaaatataaaaaatttctGTATAGTGATACAAATTTTGGGGATAtgatactaaaaaaaaatttaacaggGTAATTGCTGACAAAGTCATAATTAATTtgctgatttttaaaaatggaataaAACAACTTCTTTATTTCTACATATATATCATCACCAATATAGTATAAAATTCATACATCTATAATTTTGACATCAACTTTCTTTTTGTTTGTGGCCAAAACATTATAGTGTGAATGTGTACACATAATTCATTGCAGAgaaatttcacataaattttAGATAGAGATTCTACACTTCTTTTGGACTGGGAGATTcatttttctacattttaaaCATAGTTTAGCAGTTTAAACAGGTTTCAAAATTCTGGAGGCTTAATTTACTCCCTAACTGACATTTGGTGGCCCTTTAATAtaactttcaatttcaaataaaatgcatAACTAATAAGAGTATATCATCAAATTTAAGAAAAGCGAAAAGTCCCACCAGATAATTTTCTTAATGTACTAGACAGGAAAATGAGGGAATTCAAtagttttatgtttattttttattgttctTATATGGTCCTTTACTTTATAAAATAGATGcaacaaacaaaatttttttcTGATAAATTTATCACTGACTTTAAATACTTGAGTatgttttgtatgaaataaacAACCATCACCACAACACCTCCCTAACTGGGAAAAATAACACGTCGTGAGTTATATATAAGagtatatgtagtatatcatTCATATTAATTAAAAACCTGCATTTTAATTAAAAGATCCAAGTTTTAGAATTTGTAGCATTGTgctattttaaaacatgtttataatgtgTCCCTGGACCTTGAGTTTAGTATGTGGGATGGATAGCCCTTGTTAACTTTATATCTAATAGAGATAAAGTCAGTATTGAAACAGAGTGCATCATAAACCACAACTTTACTGACTAAAATGGTATCCATTAACAAACAGCATAAATGGAACctcgttttcaatttttaaaaaaaagagtaTCTCGTTTCACGGTATTACAAATCATTTAATTCCCAAAATAGAGACATTATGAAAAGCATAACAGTTAGTTTGTATCAGCGatttgataaaagtatatttgaTTTCATTCACCCTACTACCACTATCAGATATTGTCGAAATGGTAACTCGATACAAAACAAAACAGTAACCTCTTTATGAAGTTATTCGGGGCCCTGAGCAAGAAAAAAAACACAGAACAACTACAACAGGAGCTTGTTAAACCCCACCTCAGAAAAATAAACCTGGGTGATCTTACAGTGTCTTATTAAATCTGAATGCTTGTAAGACAGGTCTTTGGTTCAGATGGTGTTTTTCTGCACCTGTGACATGGAGTGTATGTTGCTTATATCCTACGGCATCTCAATAAATGCTTGTATGCGGAGGCTACAACTGGGCCTCCCcttcacacatttaatatgGGCAACCCAAGAATTTGATATGAATAGATTGCTTAAAAAAACCTGGCCAATTTATTACTCTGTTAGATACGATAATATATTCTGCTTCATTGTCTGAGACAGATGATTTTCATATGGGGTATATTAGGCGTAACTTTATGTTGATGATTTCATTTCCACACATGCAGAGACAGGTATTGATAGGCAACAGAAGCAGGACACATCTCTTTGAAAACTGATAAAACATCCCGTGGTCCTAATAATGCTCCATTTTCTGTTGCCTGGGCTTGTTAACTGAACTGTCCAAAAGCAAAAACTGATACACTGGTAGAATGTGaactttttttatcatttgacaCAGTCAACCTTGATGTTTGGTATATAAAAAAGTGGTAGACTTGCCACAAAGACGAAGAGGATTAGGAAGCGATGTCAAAGCTCACACAGGACAAACAAAAAATTACTCAGCTTGGCCAAGAGAAAAACTTGATCTCTTTCCCACCCTATAATTTCTACTCATCTTGCTAATCCCTTCTCTTCAGTCCATGCTGCAGACTGGGTATAAATTTGGTCATCCTTTCCCACCcttttttatatgataaaacatgaaTTTATCAAAACATTTAGGTTTAAGCTTcttaccatgaaaaaaaaaaatctctcgtGAAGGAGACTGATTAATTATCATGGGCTAAAAAAAAAGTGAGAGCAGAACAAATATCCATCATAATGCAATTAAACAGCGCGAGTTTCATcatattaaatgttttatgCAAGTTTTTTGGATTTTTTCCTCGTTTGACAATGCAAGAAAATGTCATGGGTCATCAGTCTCCATTCATCATCACCGATGCCTCATGCATGGTCAACATATAAGCCCATCACAGGTGTATCAACTCTGTACAATTCAAATAAAGtcaaaagtattaatttttcatCAAGAACCATTCTACCATACAAATTCTAGACATAACAACCACATGAGTAATGTTTAAATGAATCTTTTTCCACTTTTTGCCACCTAAGGTAAGaatgtttattaaaaatttaaaaaggtTCAAACAAAACACCAGTTgagagctaaaaaaaaaaaaaaaaagacctccaaataaatgaaaaagatGGATGTTTTAACACAACATAATATATGTTCATCAGGTACAAAAAAGCTGACCAACTGTAAATCACCACATTAGAACTAGCCTATGGGCACTTTTAAATACCATCCCTTTGTTTTTAGCCTCCACCCAAAAATTCTACGAAAAATTATTTAGATTAACTGGTAAGCTTTTCGTGCTTGTGATATATATCACCAGTATTTGTAAGGGCTACCACTAAACTAATGGTGTTACTTAGTAACAATAACCCCTGATAATTGCTTGTCATTATGCAGATCACACAGTGTTGTACTACCAAGATCAAAGTACAACTAATTCATCAACAAATTAAGTTATAGGACATCAGATCTGGTGCATCATTACATTAACAGCAGTCTATTACACATCCCTGACTGGGCCAATCACCACCTATCATCACACGGAATCCTTTTGTTAACCCTTATATCAACAAGATCAGATCATGTCCATCCACCCTTTGAAGTTATCAACACCAGGGATCTGGAAGATAACACTCTGATAACAGCCCACTGCACAGTCATCATTGTTCTGCCTCATTATTAAGTCAAATGATACTAAAATTAGACACAGAGCTTAGTGAAGCAGAACATGGACACTTTCTCTTAGGACATTCCTTCAGTGAGATGTTTGATTAGAATTCTTGTGTACTCAAAACTGTTACCTTTGTTCCTAAACAATGGTGGATTATCGATTCTCAACTTCCTTTACATTTTGAGGAATGTTTCGTCAGGaatgtttttattgataaaatttcaatttagtttttatcaaaaatattatcaaaacaCTTGACATCATAAAATATTCACATATAGTGAAAATCAATTTTTAGTATTATGTCATATGATAAGTGCCTGCAAATCAAGTTACTTTCAATTTGTTGCAAACATGTACCAATAACTGTTatcaatttcttttatttcgatgAAGGTGTACTGTATGTACAATTTTCTTATACATGTTATTTTTAGAAGATTATTAgaagtcttctttttttttcttctggtGAGGAGAAATAGAGGACAAAACAGAAATTGAAATCTAGGAGGAGTGTGTTGTTCAGGTTTCATAAAGGCACAATATACTGGGGTGAAAATGTCAGACGTATCCTCgaaaaatggctgaaatataaCGTCCtgttcaagaatttttcactcatatggagacatcacccttgccagtgaagggctgcaaaatttaggccaatacTCTGACAGCACTTAtcgcctttgagtagggaggggaCTTTAtggtgccacatctgctgtgacacgggcctcAGTTTATACAGTCTAATCTGAAGgtccaccccatttagtcacttcttatgacaagcaaggggtactgaggacctattataacctgAATACCCATGGAATCCGAAATTTCTGGAAAAACAAGACAATATAGTATTGCTGTTTAACCCATATAACCATCTGATTTGCACTTGCATACCAAAGGTAACTGCACCAAGCTGGACGGGGGTATTAAATGAACAAGTTAAAAAGGGAATACACAGGTAAATTTCAAGATACTAAAAGATGATTTGGTGATTCATACT
This genomic window from Ostrea edulis chromosome 4, xbOstEdul1.1, whole genome shotgun sequence contains:
- the LOC125667931 gene encoding uncharacterized protein LOC125667931 encodes the protein MTDTMTVNYLFFLGILIPCIITIALFIVFIYCMRKFRIRREIMTKKHDPHGRLRKLHGAYAPPPPPLPPMWSRQSVQFKQKDRLISEQDNEAYDETGELSPDQPGNHQLYQTCNDSGMSDLSEQQYRYERERPYSQSSTDSEDSGFRSSRSGQYLHSAQNSNTQDMPLFKPIKSHRESLSVHPGCSSKQPSPSHRSNSKCDFCRSSSRQCKHKNSRPSSRRKACEKSSSAIHQTPSPTCTKLDPVTMTFVSNSSPSALDLLPPLPTYRKSSPEAIDLQQIETDVKLSHIPSISQQCRPLTMTTAMVHTPLHHYTDNTPRMSYSVV